The region GACTGTTTTATTCTAACAAACTAAGATCTTAAATCTTCGATAGATTTAATTTTAGAAAGACCATTTTCAATAGTATGTTTCTGAGATTCTAAAATCGTTTTAGTACTTAAAGGTAAATCCGTTTCGCTTAAAACATCTTGATATTCTTCTACAGACGCTTTTTCGCCTCTAATAGCCTCTTCTAACATGGCTTCTTCATTGTTTGTAGTAAATGCCGATTTAATATCCATCCAAGTGCGGTGTGCTTGTCCTGTAAAACTTCCACCTTTATCAATGTGTTGTCCATAAGCAGCTAATTCCTGTTTAAGTTCATGTCCAAAGGTTAATCGCTCTTGAGACTTTCTTTTAAAATAATTTTTTAAAGGTGTTTCAGTAACGTTTTCAGCAGCTTTAGCAAACCCTTGTTCTGCATCGTAAGTTTTCTCTAATAAAGCATTCAATTTGTCTCCAACAATATCTGTGTAAGTATTCATAATTTCTTGTTTTTTTGATTAATATTATTTTAATGAATTTAGTTTTTACATATTCATTTACTTCAAAATTACAAGATGTTTACAACTAGAATTATTGCTATCCGTTTAAAAATTAGCTTTAAAAAACGATTTCATTTTTTATAAATAAGTAAAACAAAATTTCTAAACTTTATATCTGTAAACCTGCTTAAACAAAGGGGTTAAAAAGCAGTTATTACTAAAATGAGTTATAAGTTATAGTCAAAGAATTATAATTTATATCGTATTTAACAATGAAGTCCTAATATTACAAAACTAAATGGTGTCAAGGTTTGTCTGGATTAATGTCGAAAAATTTAAACACCAATAA is a window of Formosa sediminum DNA encoding:
- a CDS encoding ferritin-like domain-containing protein, coding for MNTYTDIVGDKLNALLEKTYDAEQGFAKAAENVTETPLKNYFKRKSQERLTFGHELKQELAAYGQHIDKGGSFTGQAHRTWMDIKSAFTTNNEEAMLEEAIRGEKASVEEYQDVLSETDLPLSTKTILESQKHTIENGLSKIKSIEDLRS